cttggagagtggtgtctcctagattggctaggtgtcacttgggagcctccgacaagattgtggagttgaaccaaggagtttgtaagggcaaggagatcgcctacttcatgaagatctaccgctagtgaggcaagtccttcgtgggcgacggccatggtgggatagacaaggttgcttcttcgtggacccttcgtgggtggagccctccgtggactcgcgcaaccgttatccttcgtgggttaaagtctccatcaacgtggatgtacgatagcaccacctatcggaaccacggctcaaaaatcaccatgtctccaaattgcgtttgaatcatccaatcccttccctttacattcttgcaagttgcatgctttacttttcgctgctcatatactctttgcatgcttgcttgatatgtgttgtgattgctaaacttgtgcctaaactccactccaacttaaagaagttaaaaaaactacaacttttggtacttagtgtctaatcacccccctctagacacctcttctcgatccctttcaCCAGCGGCGCccctcggcccagatctgggccctttgaGCCCCATCTGGGTCAGGGCGAGCCGGTTGTTTCTTCCATGATGGCGCGGCTCCCTGGAGGTCAAGGTGGTGCGGCAGTGGTCTCCTGGCACGGCGGTGAGGTCATTGGGCGTTCTGCAACACGTAGGCAGGGACTTCGCGGACTCGGCTGGGCCATTAGGGGCCTGGTGTGTTCCTCGCCGTCGCGCCCGGTCGGTTGCCATGCGGGCGGCGAAGGTTGTTCCCTCCCCCGTTCGACTATGTTGCTGCTGCCCCCGGTCTCGTCGTCCCCTCCTCTTTCCTCTAGGCCTCGTGCTGGTTACCATGGTGAGGCGTTGCGGAGGATGATGTAGCCGTGGTGACACATGCTCGTGGGCGGAAGTTGGGTGGAGCACTCCGGATTGGCGGGGCGGTGATGGTTCTTTGGGGTCGGGAGAAATCCCTTTCGGCTTGTCCGGCACCGATGCAGTGACGCCGACGGGTGTCGCCTTTCCTTCCTGGAGGGCTTCGGGTGTACCCCTTCCCCACTGTCCCCGTGTACCAGGGGAGACCCTCAGACTCGTCTGGGCAGCAACGGTGTTGTCGTCGTTTTCCTTGTTGAAGGTGTTGCTCGGGCGATGCTTCGGAGTGCTAGGAGCGCGGTGGGACTTCTTCGGTGGGCGCAGCGGCTTCGGTCTTCTTCATCTTCGCCGATCTGCCGGTGTTggcatttttctcttttttatttctttctttttctttgggctTGGTTGTGTCGCAGCCCCGACGTGCTTGATGTATCGTGTGCTTGgtcgttgctttataatataaagtggGAAACCCTTTATCGTCATTCTCTTTTTTTTTGACGGGTCGTCATTCTCTTAGTTATTCAATATATCTCCAAGGAAAATAGACGTGCACAATTGTGAGCAGTTATCTTGTATATTTATTTTTCCAAGGGAAAGTACCCTTGTATATATAGACATGCACAATATGAGCAGAAAGTGCTCTTGTATATATGCAAACCAATCTATGATTTGATGGTTAGAAGAACAATGGTATACCCGGCCCATCAGGGATTCAAGTCCTAATGCTTTTATTTTTCtaagtttatttcagaattttcacAATGCGCGTTCAGTTGAAAGAGTCTGTCGAAAGTACTCTTATGTGCCTGAGTGAGAGTTCATTTTCGTTTGGCTCGCCAAGAGGAAAAGACCCATGGTGAGGCTGATTTTCTAACACGCCCTTATCGCGGAACCGATTCATTAAGGTTCAAGTTGGTCATATTTTCCAGAATTTATTTCAGGCCTATCGGTCATGCACATTCGATAGGAGAAGATGTTCCCGTCAACTACAAATGCACTTGTATCGACTTCGTTAATCTTAAAATGCTGTACTCGTttcctttaaaaaaaatgttgtacTCGAAGGTCCTCAAAGAGGTAGGGTGTTCAAAGAGGGAGGGTGTGCGGACGTGCGTTCACAGGATTGATTGAAAGAATGTGCGTGTATGCATCTGCCTTtatataccgtgttaaaaaaaagtCAAATAAACCCCAAGACCTGAAACAGATTTGAAGTTCTTTTTCTGTTTCCCCCTGAAATGCTGCAAATTTACATAATTATGAACATACCCCacgcaaagaagaagaaaagaatgtaCATACGACTGCCTGCTAGGGAATATTGCTTTTGAAGGCCTCGAAGATTGCTGGGGCACTTCGTTCTCTATATTTTCATGGCAGGAGGATCCAAAACAACTTGTTCTGGAAATGGCTGCTGCCCGTTCAATGGTTTGACAAAAATGACGTATCTGACATGAGATTCAAATACTTGATGTATCTGGCAAATGATCAAGCCGACCGTTCAGTATTTGGCGGGCTCTGGAGCTTCGGTACTGCAGTCGCTGGTGCAGTGCTTCTGACATTTGCTCAAAAAATTCAGGATCCCATCTCTGAATTAGAAGAGGGTCCTCAGCATAGCATATGTATATTGATGTAACTGCGCTTTCAACAACCACGACAGCTAGCCCAACCTGCAAAATAAAGCGGCTCTCAGTTCTGAATAAACtctgcaggaaatatttaactcgAAATATCAAtaatagatactccctccgttcctaaatataagtctttttagacatttcaaatggacaacATACGGATgtgtgtagacatattttagagtgtagattcattcattttgctctgtatgtagtcacttgttgaaatctctagaaagacttatacttgggaacggagggagtactattcatAAAATTCAGTCATGCAGCTCCTAGGAGTTTCTACTGCAAGAAAAATACATAATCCGGGAGGCCCCTTTTCTAAAACACTTCAATCAAAACCGGATACTCATGTAAGCACTTACCAGTATCATGCCAATCAGCATAGAGGTCGAGCCAACCATAATTGCTTTATCACGTTGTGTGAAATATGTCCAAACACCAGTACAAGTTCCTGTAATTAACCCACCTAATATTGTGCTCATCAAAAGAACAGCACCAGAACAATCATAAGCAATAAGTGCTTCAATGCCAGTCGACTGGAACAGCTCCCAAGCATCCCTAGCTGAACGATTGAAACTCTGTCCGTTGACAGCTATCTGAAAGTGAAAAACAGTGTGATACAAGTGTATAATGCAGTAGTAAGCCCGAAACCATTGTTTAGATAATGATCAGCAACTTGATTGATATCAATAACCAATACTATGAAGGAACAAATCATTTCTCCATACAAAGTTTTACCAATTCGAAAAGAACAAAATCAGCGATTTGCTTCGCAGTCACATGCTTTGGGTATCAAGATTCCTAAGGACGGGAATGAGCCGACCCGCTCTGGCCCAGACCCGGTACCCGTTGGCCCCTCTGCTTTCTTCAGGGACATGATGCCTGCCCAATGATCCAGTGGTGACTGGCCTCATATCCCCTTGGGTAACATGGTCCGACCCATTTTAATACTAGATTCATATAAAATAGGGAGTAGTAGTACAACATCTTTTCAAACAGAATCATTTATCGGTAGGAATTTTAGCATGTCTAGAAAACAAGCTATTTCTAGCATGAACACGCTTAGCACCACAAGTTAGCATATTTGCAACTCTACAACAGAGGCAATTTTGGATCAAGATTTAaatttttcctataaactggaATGCTAACAAAACTTGCAAAGGTGTATGCTATTGTAACGACATAATACATCTTGAGCAATTAAATTTGTGTCGAACCGCTTGTCCCGATGGGCCGTTGGGGGCAGGCTTCCCTGGCCCAGTTTTCATGCGAAGCTGCTATAGTTTGAGGAAACATGAAAAAAAACATAGTGCACAAATATGCATGGCAAAACTGCAAAACACAGAGAACAGACTCTTTTAACTTGATATCTTATACATCCTGAGAACTTCTAAATAGATAAACTCATATTTGCAACTGACCTGTACATATGCATATTTGTTGAAGAAACGAACAAGCGTCTCCACAATATGAAAGAAAAAATCAACACAGCACAGAAGACACTCGTTGTTGCCAATTTTAGAACGAACTCCTCTAATCTGAAATTAAATATAAAGAATGAAAAGGAGTAAACAAATGGCAGGCAATTAATTGATAAAATTTCACCCCAGCTAACTCTAGCCAGTAAGTCACAGACCTCCCAACGTAAAGTCCTAATGGCAGCCGTAAAGAGTGATCCATAGCAAATGCTTCCAAAAGAAGTTGTAACAGCATACTGAAGTGACTTTAGAAGTGGTTTGGGGGGCATCGACGCAGCAGCTTGTCCACCATGAATGAGAACAAGGAACACCATTCCTGATACTATGACATGGACTGTATTACTAAGGACAGCTCCAGTCCAAAACAAACTGACTGATAAAGCCTGCAAATTGCAGGATAATTATTAGAAAATATCTAAAAGCAAAGAAAACATTGAAATCCAACATAGAATAATGGCAACAACTTGCCCTCACCAGAACAAGCCACCATTGCCCACAATTCGGTATGGGCATAGCAACAATGCCAGAAACTCCGAAGGACCATAATGCCATCCAACAAAGCATTGCCAGTACAAATGCATATGCTACTCTCATCACATCTGGAAGTTCCCAGACCATCTTTATTGCCTTTTGCAGTACTAGCATTGTAAATGGAAATCTAGCAAAAAAAAGGTTAGTTTTCAACAAATATATTACTCATGACTTCATGAGAATAAAATCGTTCTTTTTTTTATTTTACCACATAATTAAAACAGCAATAAGGAAATTAACAATACTGCGATCAAGCAGAAGTCAGCTAATGGACAGAATATCTTCTAGTACAGCAGGAACTCTGAGACTAAATTGAGAATTtgagatgcagaggctgggggttcCAACCTCcttttttaaaaaagaaaaaaaaaactgtcTAACTGAGGTTCCATGTTGTTATCAAATACATGCGGAAAAGATTATCTCCCAGCAGAACCTTCGGAACAACAGTCATCCAAAAAAGAAAGGCATGATGTTTTCTTCCTAAAAAAAGATCAACTGACAAAGCAAACTACCCAATACATGATTATAGCGAAAAAGATATATCCTGATCCAAGGATGGCATGAATGATTAACAGGATATCTACACTAGAATTCTCCGCTTTTGAATCTAAACAAGATCCACAGCTTTCTTCCAGAGACCGTCATGAATTGCAAATAAGCTGCCATGCCACTTTCATATTAAATAGAAACTTAAGATGCTTTAGAACAAAACTGAACATCTACTCTGTTAGAAAATGACTTAACTGGGTCAATAACAGAGGAACCACTTGCTTCCAAGTTTCTGCTAATATGATTAATATAGGGTAGTGTGCAAGATAATACACCCAAAATCAATGGGAGAAGTTACTGATTACTAGTAGAAATCAGCATCAAGTTTGATACTGGTTTGATGTGCATAGCCAGTTAGACACCCAGTACCAACTTCGTGGCTTCATCCCACTATGATATTGTTTACACGCTAAGGTAAAACTCAATAGCATGTTGTTGTCATGCCCAAATATTTTGGCTTCACAATCCACCCAATTTATATGCAAGTTTTAAGGCTAAGATACAAGTATTCGCTATTCAGGCCTATTAGTAAATTAGTAAACTCCTACACCACATGCATCTTTCACCTAAAGAATGCATGCACCAACTTGTTCCACTGAGCAAAGCTGCATTTGGAAAGTATACCAATATGCTAACTCAACCCCGCATATGTCCAATAATGAC
Above is a window of Triticum aestivum cultivar Chinese Spring chromosome 6B, IWGSC CS RefSeq v2.1, whole genome shotgun sequence DNA encoding:
- the LOC123137149 gene encoding CTL-like protein DDB_G0274487 — protein: MLLAWSWLAAAAGKKDGGRVLMRAAVHSLTAYLAVISVLCFWGNHSFWGVALAVGAALHFLYVMSVIDRFPFTMLVLQKAIKMVWELPDVMRVAYAFVLAMLCWMALWSFGVSGIVAMPIPNCGQWWLVLALSVSLFWTGAVLSNTVHVIVSGMVFLVLIHGGQAAASMPPKPLLKSLQYAVTTSFGSICYGSLFTAAIRTLRWEIRGVRSKIGNNECLLCCVDFFFHIVETLVRFFNKYAYVQIAVNGQSFNRSARDAWELFQSTGIEALIAYDCSGAVLLMSTILGGLITGTCTGVWTYFTQRDKAIMVGSTSMLIGMILVGLAVVVVESAVTSIYICYAEDPLLIQRWDPEFFEQMSEALHQRLQYRSSRARQILNGRLDHLPDTSSI